One window from the genome of Haliaeetus albicilla chromosome 26, bHalAlb1.1, whole genome shotgun sequence encodes:
- the LOC138682164 gene encoding zinc finger CCCH domain-containing protein 11A-like — translation MSKQGDDCYFYFYSTCDKGDSCSFRHCAAALGNERVCRLWQEGRCFKTTCRFRHMEVDKKRSEIPCYWENQPAGCQKSNCAFRHTKGRYVDGRFFPPSRKDNLNFGLKRVKEIKLEKLKETTKNQGEGPSGVSVPPLQSRAIPVPEKEIVRTVVRTVSLSTKQGEEPVIQVNLGERMGKQKASEAGKSVLPLKRNLADRLGKKIEVLENADNAPKRVQVPRSLKERLGLPSEQSRTETEKAAKPAGEIHVKTLEEIRLESTNRRRGEPQVKPQTEGRCKTEDPSLGARPSPAVHVKTFSGSLAEKNHKRLEREKQKTKEFPTKTKVESKPKKQSTLAPSVLSQARPAEPARKAKPAGEVRVKTLEEIKREKALRVQQSGGKVPAPPAQPEPAPTGRRLLRITKLIAPGREEKMIVELSKPFPKAVSAAAEPSDQSATNSKVQVKSLEEIMWEKRQLKQRQEEKLQKEAAAVPSPTEQAIKDKTAASGSPESSVVSGSAYQLPKRILVKSPGDGVESPRKGAAVSPGERAAQLLEWLAETRRKGCLKPLDGKATSPTKQPLKRKAAESHPSAVAAVKPPSATGGDGKEPSAKKAAVAVVPALPEGSLLSIRGRGKPQTR, via the exons ATGTCCAAGCAAGGGGACGACTGCTACTTCTATTTCTATTCCACCTGTGACAAG GGAGACAGCTGTTCCTTCCGCCACTGTGCGGCCGCTCTGGGAAATGAGAGAGTGTGCAGGCTGTGGCAGGAGGGTCGCTGTTTCAAGACTACCTGCAGATTCAGACACATGGAAGTCGAT AAAAAACGCAGTGAGATCCCTTGCTACTGGGAGAATCAACCAGCTGGCTGTCAAAAATCCAACTGCGCCTTCCGTCACACGAAAGGACGCTATGTTGATGGGCGCTTCTTCCCGCCAAGCAGAA aggacAACTTaaattttggattaaaaagAGTTAAAGAAATCAAATTGGAGAAACtaaaggaaacaacaaaaaaccaaggtG AAGGTCCTTCAGGAGTTTCTGTTCCTCCGCTCCAATCTCGGGCTATTCCTGTgccagaaaaggaaattgtaCGGACGGTAGTGAGAACTGTGAGTCTGTCTACAAAGCAAG GGGAGGAGCCTGTGATTCAAGTGAATCTTGGCGAGaggatgggaaaacagaaagc ttctgaagcTGGTAAAAGTGTCCTTCCGTTAAAGCGCAACCTTGCTGacaggctggggaagaagaTAGAGGTTCTGGAGAATGCTGACAACGCACCAAAGAGAG TTCAAGTCCCCAGGTCTCTGAAGGAGAGGCTAGGACTGCCCTCTGAACAGAGCCGTACAGAGACAG AGAAGGCTGCTAAGCCAGCAGGAGAGATCCATGTGAAAACACTGGAGGAAATTCGACTTGAGAGCACTAATCGGAGACGAGGAGAACCCCAAGTGAAACCCCAGACTGAAGGACGTTGTAAAACAGAAGATCCCAGCTTGGGGGCAAGACCTTCCCCTGCAGTTCACGTCAAAACTTTCTCAGGCTCcctggctgaaaaaaaccacaagcgATTGGAACGAGAGaagcaaaaaacaaaagagTTTCCTACCAAGACAAAAGTTGAGAGCAAACCCAAGAAGCAGAGCACACTTGCTCCGTCTGTGCTCAGCCAAGCGCGCCCGGCAGAGCCGGCACGTAAAGCCAAGCCAGCAGGAGAAGTGCGTGTTAAAACCTTGGAAGAAATCAAGCGGGAGAAAGCTCTGCGGGTGCAGCAGAGTGGAGGAAAAGtgccagctccaccagcacaACCTGAACCTGCCCCGACAGGGAGGAGGTTGTTACGGATCACAAAGCTAATAG cacctggaagagaagaaaagatgataGTGGAATTGAGCAAGCCTTTTCCCAAAgctgtctctgcagctgcagag ccctctgatcagaGTGCAACTAATTCTAAAGTTCAAGTGAAGAGCCTTGAAGAGATAATGTGGGAGAAGCGGCAACTGAAGCAACGCCAAGAAGAGAAGCTTCAGAaggaagcagctgctgtgccaTCTCCTACTGAACAGGCAATCAAGGATAAAACTGCAGCATCAGGGAGTCCTGAATCCAGTGTGGTTTCAGGGTCAGCTTATCAGCTTCCAAAGAGGATATTGGTGAAATCTCCGGGAGATGGGGTTGAAAGCCCCCGAAAGGGTGCTGCCGTATCACCAGGGGAACGGGCAGCTCAACTTCTGGAATGGTTAGCTGAAA CCAGACGGAAGGGGTGCCTGAAGCCTTTGGATGGGAAAGCCACCTCTCCCACAAAGCAGCCACTGAAACGTAAGGCAGCCGAGAGTCATCCGTCTGCCGTGGCGGCTGTGAAGCCACCGAGTGCCACTGGTGGCGACGGGAAGGAGCCTTCAgctaaaaaagcagctgtg GCTGTTGTTCCGGCTTTGCCAGAGGGCAGCCTCCTCTCCATACGCGGGAgaggaaaaccccaaaccaggtAA